One window of Oscillospiraceae bacterium genomic DNA carries:
- a CDS encoding helix-turn-helix transcriptional regulator, which yields MFIFCYNNSKKAGGLNMKVRIDDNRIEYKFTRIEHTKENITHLHWQREIEIIHIIHGEYEVRCDKNVFHAKDGDILVFGSGNIHSLIPLRDDCHVDVILFGAKFLHKFFNKCDVLKHHITSQKQKKCGVFDNLNIIFDNIAIEILSTQPNSEIITQAELIKLWAILSRYFKDDAKKIQEKNAHFERFQKVFKYIDDNYTNDLKLEDIATLLNYTPGYISKLFAEFSGMTFKKYLNTVRVKKACELMGITDLKLSEISIMCGFGSIRAFNENFLKIMKCCPRDYIKEGLQK from the coding sequence ATGTTTATATTTTGTTATAATAATAGTAAAAAAGCAGGAGGTTTGAATATGAAGGTCAGAATTGATGATAACAGAATTGAGTATAAGTTTACAAGAATAGAACATACCAAGGAGAATATAACACACCTTCACTGGCAAAGAGAAATAGAAATTATACATATTATACATGGTGAGTACGAAGTGCGTTGTGACAAGAATGTATTTCATGCAAAAGATGGAGATATTCTTGTTTTTGGAAGCGGTAATATTCACTCATTAATTCCCTTGAGAGATGATTGCCATGTTGATGTTATTTTATTTGGTGCAAAATTTTTGCATAAATTTTTTAATAAATGTGATGTTTTAAAGCATCATATAACATCGCAAAAGCAAAAGAAATGCGGGGTTTTTGATAACTTAAATATAATATTTGATAATATTGCCATTGAAATTTTAAGCACTCAGCCAAACAGCGAAATCATAACTCAGGCTGAACTGATTAAACTATGGGCAATACTCTCACGCTATTTTAAAGACGATGCAAAAAAAATTCAGGAAAAAAATGCACATTTCGAACGTTTTCAAAAAGTTTTTAAATATATAGACGATAATTACACAAATGATTTAAAACTCGAAGATATTGCAACTCTTTTAAATTATACACCCGGTTATATCTCTAAACTGTTTGCAGAATTTTCGGGAATGACTTTTAAAAAATATCTTAATACAGTGCGGGTAAAAAAAGCCTGTGAACTTATGGGAATAACAGATTTAAAATTAAGTGAAATATCTATTATGTGTGGGTTTGGAAGTATTCGCGCATTTAATGAAAATTTCTTGAAAATAATGAAATGCTGTCCAAGAGATTATATTAAGGAAGGGTTGCAAAAATAA